One Nicotiana sylvestris chromosome 12, ASM39365v2, whole genome shotgun sequence genomic window carries:
- the LOC104224584 gene encoding UDP-glucosyltransferase 29-like: MNQESLKNFSPSIKEVFPSSLLFSSDLFQQFDFMEGKKQQVDDPQKILMIPMIAHGHVTPFFELAKKLSKANFHIYLCSTSAVLSFLKQSQEKYFSDASNTNIELIELHLPSMPDLPSHYQSTKGLPSLYPPLFTAYKMAGESFSNIVDNLNPDLIIEDFFQAWAPDIALSKNIPIVSFSVVSAASYSFMYHIYLSDGATDDYPFPEICLSNNEIEIGLISKPTGSSITVFLEKILVYSARKKSCDIVLINNWKETEVKYMTYLSSIINKKTLSVGPLIGQTDESTQDDQDSDIIEWLDKKDRFSTVYAVFGSENVWSKENIQEIAHGIELSNVNFLWVLRFPGSEVEQVLPEGFLNRVKERGMVVSRWVPHAKIMGHTSIGGFLNHCGWNSTVECIHFGVPLIAMPFNVDQFITANYAIELGMALKVQRDEKGGLKREEIAKAIRNVIMEKKMGEELREKSKELSEKIRIKEEKEIDQEVVEELRNLCLMNKKEKSI; the protein is encoded by the coding sequence ATGAATCAAGAAAGTTTAAAGAATTTCTCACCCTCAATAAAAGAAGTCTTCCcctcctctcttctcttctcttctgatCTTTTCCAACAATTTGATTTCATGGAGGGGAAAAAGCAGCAGGTTGATGACCCTCAAAAAATTCTGATGATTCCAATGATAGCACATGGTCATGTAACTCCATTTTTTGAACTTGCCAAAAAGCTGTCCAAAGCCAACTTCCACATCTATCTTTGTTCCACTTCTGCCGTCCTTAGTTTCCTCAAGCAAAGTCAAGAAAAATACTTCTCAGATGCTTCAAACACTAATATCGAACTCATAGAACTTCACTTGCCATCTATGCCCGATCTTCCTTCACACTACCAGAGCACCAAAGGTCTTCCTTCACTCTATCCACCTCTTTTCACGGCCTATAAAATGGCTGGCGAAAGCTTTTCCAACATAGTCGACAATCTTAACCCTGATTTGATCATAGAAGATTTCTTTCAGGCATGGGCTCCAGATATTGCTTTATCAAAAAATATTCCTATTGTTAGTTTCTCAGTTGTTAGTGCAGCATCCTATTCTTTTATGTATCATATTTATTTGAGTGATGGTGCTACTGATGATTACCCTTTCCCAGAAATATGTCTCTCTAACAATGAGATAGAAATAGGACTGATTTCAAAGCCTACTGGATCGTCTATAACAGTATTTTTGGAAAAAATCCTCGTCTATAGTGCACGCAAAAAGTCTTGTGACATCGTTTTGATCAACAATTGGAAGGAAACTGAGGTTAAATATATGACGTACCTGTCCTCTATAATCAATAAGAAGACTTTAAGTGTCGGTCCACTCATAGGGCAAACTGATGAAAGCACTCAGGATGATCAGGATTCCGACATCATAGAATGGCTCGACAAGAAAGATCGATTTTCAACTGTCTATGCAGTATTTGGAAGTGAAAACGTCTGGTCAAAGGAAAATATTCAAGAGATTGCTCATGGAATTGAGCTAAGCAATGTAAACTTTTTATGGGTACTTAGGTTTCCAGGGAGCGAAGTCGAACAAGTTTTACCTGAGGGGTTTCTGAATAGAGTTAAGGAGAGAGGAATGGTTGTTTCAAGATGGGTACCTCATGCCAAAATTATGGGACACACAAGTATTGGCGGATTCTTGAATCATTGTGGTTGGAATTCTACAGTTGAGTGTATACATTTTGGGGTTCCGCTTATAGCCATGCCATTTAATGTGGATCAGTTTATTACTGCAAATTATGCAATTGAGCTTGGCATGGCATTGAAAGTTCAGAGAGATGAAAAAGGAGGGCTAAAAAGAGAGGAGATAGCAAAAGCCATAAGAAATGTTATAATGGAGAAGAAGATGGGAGAAGAACTGAGGGAGAAATCAAAGGAATTGAGTGAGAAAATAAGaataaaggaagaaaaagagattGACCAAGAAGTTGTGGAGGAACTGCGGAACCTTTGTTTGATGAATAAGAAAGAGAAAAGTATTTAA